ACCTGAGGAGGAAACTGTTTCATGTTAGATCGTTTACCGCCTCAGAACCTGGAAGCCGAGCAGGCTGTACTCGGCGCGATGTTGATTGAAAAGGAGGCCATCTCCAAGGTGGCCGAATTTTTGCGGATGGAAGATTTTTATCGGGAAGGACACGGCCGCATCTTTGCCGCGATGATGGATCTCTTTAATCGCAACGAGGCGGTCGATCTGGTCACGGTTGTCGAGCATCTGCGCAAGGATGACAAGCTCGAAGGCGCAGGCGGCCTTTCCTACGTCGCTTCGCTGGCGAACAGCGTCCCGACGGCCGCCAACGTCATGTACCATGCCCGCATCATCGAAGAAAAGGCGCTGCTGCGCCAGCTGATCAATGCCGCGACCAACATTGCGGCGATGGGCTATGAAGGAGCGGAAGAAGTCAACAACATCATGGACAAGGCGGAGCGGACGATCCTTGAGATCTCGAACCGCAAGTCCGGCAACGAATTTACGCCGGTCAAGTCGATCATCATGGATGCCTTCGACAAGATCGAAAAGCTCTATGCTTCCAAAGGCAGCATCACCGGCCTGTCGAGCGGCTTTAAGGATCTCGACAAACTGACGTCCGGCCTGCAGCCGTCCGATTTGATCTTAGTGGCGGCGCGTCCGAGTATGGGTAAGACCGCCTTCGTTCTGAACATCACGCAAAATGTCGGCATCAGGGCGAAAGGGACGGTTGCCTTCTTCAGTTTGGAAATGTCCAAGGAGCAGCTGGTGCAGCGTATGCTGTGCGCCGAATCGGCGATCGATTCGCAGCGGCTCCGGATCGGCGAACTCGAACCGAACGACTGGGAAAAGCTGGTCAGCGGCGCGGATCGTCTCTCGAGCGCCAACATCTTCATCGATGACACGCCAGGCATCACGGTCATGGAAATGCGTTCGAAGGCGCGGCGTCTTAAAGTGGAGCATGATCTTAAACTGATCATCATCGACTATTTGCAACTGATGCAAGGCAGCGGCGGCAGCAAAGGCGGCGAAAACCGCCAGCAGGAAATCTCGGAGATTTCCCGCTCTCTTAAATCGCTGGCACGTGAGCTTCAGGTGCCGGTCATAGCACTGTCGCAGCTCAGCCGTAACGTAGAGTCGCG
Above is a window of Azotosporobacter soli DNA encoding:
- the dnaB gene encoding replicative DNA helicase; this translates as MLDRLPPQNLEAEQAVLGAMLIEKEAISKVAEFLRMEDFYREGHGRIFAAMMDLFNRNEAVDLVTVVEHLRKDDKLEGAGGLSYVASLANSVPTAANVMYHARIIEEKALLRQLINAATNIAAMGYEGAEEVNNIMDKAERTILEISNRKSGNEFTPVKSIIMDAFDKIEKLYASKGSITGLSSGFKDLDKLTSGLQPSDLILVAARPSMGKTAFVLNITQNVGIRAKGTVAFFSLEMSKEQLVQRMLCAESAIDSQRLRIGELEPNDWEKLVSGADRLSSANIFIDDTPGITVMEMRSKARRLKVEHDLKLIIIDYLQLMQGSGGSKGGENRQQEISEISRSLKSLARELQVPVIALSQLSRNVESRQVKKPMLSDLRESGSLEQDADIVAFLYREDYYNPDTEDKNITELIIAKHRNGPVDTVRLFFHKQFTRFVDLSPRNE